One window of the Sphaerochaeta associata genome contains the following:
- a CDS encoding ice-binding family protein encodes MKKTKYVRNVLVAMFAIIVIAGSFIACDGGVSSPASTGIGATVVDLGTAGDFVILSKTGVATTPTSAITGDLGLSPAARTYYTGFSETLIGTYATSTQVTGNLYAANMTSPTPSNLTTAISDMETAYNFAAGRTEPDELNLMSGAIGGQTLAPGLYKWTSSVNISGANLIISGTATDTWIFQVDGDLSLASAIQVTLAGGALAKNIFWQVAGSVTMGANSHFEGVVLCMTNINIQTSSSMNGRLLAQTSVALDQATVTQPAP; translated from the coding sequence ATGAAAAAAACCAAATATGTAAGAAATGTTCTCGTTGCAATGTTTGCAATCATCGTGATTGCAGGCTCGTTTATAGCTTGTGATGGGGGAGTTTCTTCTCCAGCCAGTACTGGCATCGGGGCCACAGTAGTTGACCTGGGTACTGCAGGTGACTTTGTAATCCTGTCAAAAACCGGAGTTGCGACAACTCCCACTTCTGCTATTACCGGCGATCTGGGGCTTAGCCCGGCTGCCAGAACCTATTATACAGGATTCTCTGAAACTCTTATTGGAACCTATGCAACCTCTACGCAGGTAACCGGCAATCTCTATGCCGCCAACATGACTTCGCCTACACCTTCGAATTTGACTACGGCGATATCGGATATGGAGACAGCATACAATTTTGCAGCCGGTCGAACCGAGCCCGATGAGCTGAACCTCATGTCTGGAGCAATCGGTGGGCAGACTCTCGCTCCTGGTCTCTATAAATGGACAAGTTCAGTGAATATCAGTGGAGCCAATCTCATCATCAGCGGCACCGCTACAGACACATGGATTTTCCAAGTTGATGGCGATCTTTCCCTGGCAAGCGCAATCCAGGTGACTCTTGCCGGTGGAGCATTGGCAAAGAACATCTTCTGGCAGGTGGCAGGTTCGGTGACCATGGGGGCGAACTCTCACTTTGAGGGTGTCGTACTGTGCATGACGAATATCAACATACAAACCAGTTCCAGTATGAACGGAAGATTGTTGGCCCAAACCTCTGTTGCGCTGGACCAAGCTACGGTGACACAGCCCGCTCCGTAA
- a CDS encoding CDP-alcohol phosphatidyltransferase family protein encodes MRRGTRNIPNILSLSRIVLSFGMFFVAQKPRVLFWVIVVCGITDALDGFLARRLHCESDLGSRLDSLGDLLFFSALVLYVVRYQMDAIQRYLLGVYAIFLIKTVSLVVCTIKNHTTYSLHTYGNKLTGIMVVVSICLILLTGDGMFTAVLVVTGILSAIEELLIMSLYKNPDVNIRSMLWGRKTQQ; translated from the coding sequence ATGAGACGTGGTACCAGGAACATCCCCAATATTCTGTCCCTTTCACGAATCGTATTGTCTTTCGGCATGTTCTTCGTTGCCCAAAAGCCCCGAGTCTTGTTCTGGGTCATCGTCGTCTGCGGCATCACCGATGCACTGGATGGATTTTTGGCTCGCCGATTGCATTGTGAGAGCGACTTGGGATCCCGCCTTGACTCCTTGGGTGATCTGCTGTTCTTCAGCGCTCTGGTTCTGTATGTCGTACGGTACCAGATGGACGCAATCCAGAGATATCTGCTGGGTGTCTATGCGATATTCTTGATCAAAACCGTCTCGCTGGTCGTCTGTACCATCAAGAACCATACCACCTACTCACTGCATACCTATGGAAATAAACTCACCGGCATCATGGTGGTGGTATCCATCTGCCTGATCCTGCTGACCGGAGATGGTATGTTTACGGCGGTGTTGGTCGTCACAGGCATTCTCAGCGCCATTGAGGAGTTGCTGATCATGAGCCTGTATAAGAATCCCGACGTAAATATCCGAAGCATGCTTTGGGGCAGGAAGACTCAGCAATGA
- a CDS encoding class I SAM-dependent methyltransferase has product MKESFPHQAYTKLSAAYAAAIDTKPHNAFYDRPAVKSLVGSLGGRHILDAGCGTGAYTQWLLQEGARVVALDANEAMLAHARDRIGDKAEFVQANLEEPMPFLQSSSFDGILSALTITYCKDLLPVFTEFSRVLKPQGWLVFSTEHPFFAYRNNNLQSYYETQELHIPWKGFSVEVVMDSYYHSLSAITEALSSSGFLIERIIEPYPAKEFEAADPKGYEKLMKFPLFLFVRAIRR; this is encoded by the coding sequence ATGAAAGAATCGTTTCCCCACCAAGCCTATACCAAGCTCAGCGCTGCGTATGCTGCAGCCATCGACACGAAGCCCCACAACGCTTTCTACGACCGGCCGGCGGTCAAATCCCTGGTGGGTTCTCTTGGTGGGCGGCACATCTTGGATGCTGGATGTGGAACAGGGGCCTACACCCAGTGGCTGCTGCAGGAGGGCGCACGTGTTGTTGCACTCGATGCCAATGAAGCCATGCTTGCCCATGCCCGGGACCGAATCGGGGACAAAGCCGAATTCGTGCAAGCAAATCTTGAGGAACCGATGCCCTTTCTGCAATCTTCTTCCTTTGACGGCATTCTCAGTGCCTTGACCATCACGTACTGCAAGGACCTGCTGCCGGTATTTACCGAGTTCTCACGAGTACTCAAGCCCCAAGGGTGGCTGGTATTCTCCACCGAGCACCCTTTTTTTGCTTACAGGAACAACAATCTCCAGTCCTATTATGAGACGCAGGAGTTGCATATTCCCTGGAAAGGGTTCAGCGTCGAGGTGGTCATGGACAGCTATTACCACAGTTTGAGTGCAATTACTGAAGCCCTTTCGTCTTCCGGATTTCTTATAGAACGCATCATCGAACCCTATCCTGCCAAGGAGTTTGAAGCCGCCGATCCCAAGGGATACGAAAAACTGATGAAGTTTCCCCTCTTCTTGTTTGTAAGGGCGATTAGGCGTTAG